One segment of Thermodesulfobacteriota bacterium DNA contains the following:
- a CDS encoding ORF6N domain-containing protein, with protein MIEQAIFLIRGQRVILDIDLATLYSVATKVLNQAVSRNARRFPADFMFRLTKKEKDELVTNCDRLRRLKHSSVLPRAFTEQGVAMLSSVLKSERAIDVNVEIMRAFVSLRQMLTVHKDLEFKIKELEKKYDDQFKIVFDAIRALMQPPEKPRKRIGFEVKEQRVSYGGKAKKRQG; from the coding sequence ATAATTGAGCAGGCAATTTTTTTAATTCGTGGACAAAGAGTAATATTGGATATTGATCTCGCCACCCTTTACAGTGTGGCAACAAAAGTTCTAAATCAGGCTGTCTCACGAAACGCGCGAAGATTTCCAGCAGATTTTATGTTTCGGCTGACAAAAAAGGAAAAAGATGAACTGGTCACAAATTGTGACCGGTTACGGCGACTCAAACACTCTTCTGTACTGCCGAGAGCATTTACAGAACAGGGAGTGGCAATGCTGTCGAGTGTGCTAAAAAGTGAACGAGCAATAGATGTCAATGTCGAAATTATGCGAGCATTCGTCAGTCTCCGACAGATGTTAACTGTACACAAAGACCTTGAATTTAAAATAAAAGAACTGGAAAAGAAATATGACGATCAATTTAAAATTGTTTTTGATGCCATCCGCGCCTTAATGCAGCCTCCTGAAAAACCAAGAAAAAGGATTGGTTTTGAGGTGAAGGAACAAAGAGTTTCCTACGGTGGAAAGGCCAAGAAAAGGCAAGGATAA